One Flavobacterium sp. 90 DNA segment encodes these proteins:
- a CDS encoding MFS transporter, whose translation MKKSLIALSLGGLTIGITEFVMMGLLPDIASDMKVSIPVAGYLISAYALGVVIGAPLLVILGRNLAPKKMLLILALMLTVFNALSIIAPSYNFLFASRFLSGLPHGAFFGVGAVVASRLADKGKEAQAIAIMFSGLTLANLIGVPIGTYIGHNFIWRYTFILIAIVGLLTFLFISLWMPNLEKSGNVNMKTQLLFFKKTEAWLIIGITAIGFAGLFAWISYIAPLLINVSKFNAEDVSYILILAGLGMVVGNFAGGKLADKFSPAPTVLALLFVMSIDLILVYLFSFNQYISLFLTFLTGAISFSVIAPIQMLMIKTATGAEMIASAALQGSFNIGNALGAFLGGLPLAAGYSYASPNLIGVGMAITGMIITLALMQKHKSNLQLQNA comes from the coding sequence ATGAAAAAAAGTCTTATCGCACTCTCATTAGGAGGATTAACAATTGGTATTACCGAATTTGTTATGATGGGTTTGTTACCGGATATTGCCTCAGATATGAAAGTTTCGATTCCGGTTGCCGGATATTTAATTTCGGCTTACGCACTTGGCGTTGTTATTGGAGCTCCTTTATTAGTAATCTTAGGGAGAAATTTAGCTCCAAAGAAAATGCTTTTAATATTAGCTTTAATGTTAACGGTGTTTAATGCACTTTCGATTATTGCGCCAAGTTATAATTTTTTATTCGCATCCAGATTTCTTTCGGGATTGCCACACGGAGCTTTTTTTGGCGTTGGAGCTGTAGTCGCAAGCCGTTTGGCAGACAAAGGCAAAGAAGCGCAGGCAATCGCAATTATGTTTTCGGGTTTGACGTTGGCGAATTTGATCGGAGTTCCAATTGGGACATATATTGGTCATAATTTTATATGGCGTTATACCTTTATACTAATTGCAATTGTAGGTTTACTTACGTTTTTGTTTATTTCTTTATGGATGCCAAATCTGGAGAAAAGCGGCAATGTAAATATGAAAACCCAACTGCTATTTTTTAAGAAAACAGAAGCTTGGTTAATCATCGGAATTACTGCAATTGGTTTTGCGGGATTATTTGCCTGGATTAGTTATATCGCGCCTTTATTAATTAATGTTTCTAAATTTAATGCAGAAGATGTTTCCTATATTCTGATTCTTGCGGGACTTGGAATGGTTGTTGGAAATTTTGCCGGTGGTAAACTTGCAGATAAATTTTCTCCTGCACCAACGGTTTTGGCTTTATTATTTGTAATGTCGATTGATTTAATTTTAGTTTACTTATTTTCTTTCAATCAATACATTTCTTTATTCCTGACTTTCTTAACAGGCGCTATTTCTTTTTCGGTAATTGCACCAATTCAAATGTTAATGATTAAAACTGCAACAGGCGCTGAGATGATTGCTTCGGCAGCACTTCAGGGAAGTTTTAATATTGGGAATGCTTTAGGAGCCTTTTTAGGTGGATTACCTTTGGCAGCTGGTTACAGTTATGCTTCTCCTAATCTTATTGGAGTTGGAATGGCAATTACCGGTATGATTATTACGCTTGCTTTAATGCAAAAACACAAAAGTAATTTACAATTGCAGAATGCCTAA
- a CDS encoding AraC family transcriptional regulator — MPILNQFKTLAIDEFEDEKFHLPPHTHTYYEIIYIKKGSGVHHLNNNLLPYKTGDLFVISPEDEHYFDIKKSTRFFYIKFTDNYFNSKQNLTCDEFLIHTPESFMRDKTLKETVLKLDDPCKTILKNTIENIAAYNCKTDVSTSPIVFYQILSIFGLIKETMRGQNLVVKGNSIDNEQITSYIHQNIYNPKLVQIKVIASHFNIAETYFSAYFKRTFSISYRDYIHNLRTTLIEKRIHNNQLPIKQIAYEFGFTDESHLSNYFKKRKNMKPTDFKKT, encoded by the coding sequence ATGCCAATTTTAAATCAATTCAAAACTCTTGCCATTGATGAGTTTGAAGATGAGAAATTTCATCTTCCGCCACACACGCATACTTATTATGAAATTATTTATATCAAAAAAGGAAGCGGAGTTCATCATCTGAATAACAACTTATTACCTTATAAAACGGGAGATCTCTTTGTGATTTCACCGGAAGACGAGCATTATTTTGATATTAAAAAAAGCACTCGTTTCTTTTATATCAAGTTTACGGACAATTACTTTAATTCGAAACAAAATCTTACTTGCGACGAATTCTTAATTCATACCCCGGAAAGTTTCATGCGGGATAAAACACTAAAAGAAACGGTTCTTAAACTCGACGATCCCTGCAAAACAATATTAAAAAACACGATCGAAAACATAGCCGCCTATAATTGCAAAACCGATGTTTCGACTTCCCCAATTGTATTTTATCAGATTCTTTCGATTTTTGGATTAATCAAAGAAACCATGCGTGGTCAAAATCTTGTTGTTAAAGGAAATTCTATTGACAACGAACAAATCACGTCTTATATTCATCAGAACATTTACAATCCGAAATTAGTTCAGATCAAAGTAATCGCGAGTCATTTTAATATTGCCGAAACTTATTTTAGTGCTTATTTCAAGAGAACATTCTCTATTAGTTACCGCGATTATATTCATAATTTAAGAACAACTTTAATAGAAAAGCGAATTCATAACAATCAATTACCGATTAAACAAATTGCTTATGAATTTGGTTTTACCGATGAAAGTCACTTGTCAAACTATTTTAAAAAGCGAAAAAATATGAAGCCAACAGATTTTAAGAAAACTTAA
- a CDS encoding RagB/SusD family nutrient uptake outer membrane protein: protein MKYKVIITALIISGLLTSCQDFADDFFDTPAQSTLGDELIFSNAELAQGAVDGIKVSFGEEQSYRGRLLTYQGLNTDSEWLLASSSDNAKSDLVVYDAKADNTEMNSPKNAWAMMYEGIERANLCIRGLRMYGNPKSDNELGHLLGEALTLRAIYYADLVRNWGDVPARFEPVATATIYIPKTSRDVIYKQLIADLGEASTLVAWPNGSSATTSTERINKAFVKSLRARLAMMASGYQQYSDGVRRSTDPELSVANMYKLALAECRSVIASGSAHLEPTFEGLWRKYNQENLAAGGESLWEIPFAATRGRVLFTFAVRHDAMDQFQQMGANKGGVNGPLPFVFYDYEQTDTRRDVTCVPYKWGAAVSGKSKQELTDLQTWYFGKYRFEWMNRIVTAPNDDGVNKIYMRYAEVLLIAAETANELEGPGSAAVYLKEIRRRAFAPANHAVQVDAYVDALTSKTAMMNAIVDENKYEFTGEMERKFALIRWNLLKEKLDEAKDKMANLKARTGKYQDVPSTLYYKYKDDQTTLDIYGLNRGETQAPAGYISKSWDKLEDAKITTLYKAGVNPDKRQFWPIWQTFIDASNGQLTNDWVFGN, encoded by the coding sequence ATGAAATATAAAGTAATAATAACAGCATTGATTATCTCAGGTTTATTGACTTCGTGTCAGGATTTTGCTGATGACTTCTTTGATACTCCTGCACAATCAACATTAGGAGATGAACTTATTTTTTCTAATGCTGAGTTGGCACAAGGAGCTGTTGATGGAATAAAAGTATCTTTTGGAGAAGAACAATCTTATAGAGGAAGACTTTTGACATACCAAGGATTAAACACAGATAGTGAATGGCTTTTGGCATCTTCTAGTGATAATGCCAAATCAGACTTGGTTGTTTATGATGCTAAAGCTGATAACACAGAAATGAACTCGCCAAAAAATGCCTGGGCAATGATGTACGAAGGAATTGAGCGTGCTAATTTATGTATCAGAGGTTTGCGTATGTATGGAAATCCGAAATCAGATAATGAATTAGGACATTTATTAGGAGAAGCATTAACATTACGTGCTATTTATTATGCTGATTTGGTTAGAAATTGGGGAGATGTTCCAGCACGTTTTGAGCCAGTTGCAACCGCAACTATTTATATTCCTAAAACAAGTCGTGATGTAATTTACAAACAATTAATTGCTGATTTAGGCGAAGCTTCAACATTAGTAGCGTGGCCAAATGGATCATCAGCAACCACTAGTACAGAACGCATAAACAAAGCTTTTGTAAAAAGTCTTAGAGCTCGTTTGGCTATGATGGCAAGTGGATATCAACAATATTCTGATGGAGTTAGAAGAAGTACAGATCCGGAACTTTCCGTAGCCAATATGTATAAGTTGGCATTGGCGGAATGTCGTTCTGTTATTGCGAGTGGTTCAGCACATTTAGAACCAACTTTTGAAGGTTTATGGAGAAAATACAATCAGGAGAATTTAGCAGCCGGTGGAGAATCTCTTTGGGAAATTCCTTTTGCAGCTACACGAGGAAGAGTGCTATTTACTTTTGCTGTGAGACATGATGCTATGGATCAATTTCAACAAATGGGCGCAAATAAAGGCGGTGTAAACGGACCGTTGCCATTTGTTTTTTATGACTATGAGCAAACTGATACCCGTAGAGATGTTACTTGTGTTCCTTATAAATGGGGAGCTGCAGTAAGTGGTAAATCAAAACAGGAACTTACAGATTTACAAACTTGGTATTTTGGTAAATATCGTTTTGAATGGATGAACCGAATTGTTACTGCGCCAAATGACGATGGTGTAAATAAAATCTACATGCGTTATGCAGAAGTACTTTTAATTGCTGCCGAAACCGCAAACGAATTAGAAGGTCCGGGATCTGCTGCAGTTTACTTGAAAGAAATTCGTCGTAGAGCTTTTGCTCCAGCAAATCACGCTGTGCAAGTAGATGCTTATGTAGACGCATTGACAAGTAAAACAGCAATGATGAATGCTATTGTTGATGAAAATAAATATGAATTTACTGGAGAAATGGAGCGTAAGTTTGCTTTAATACGATGGAATTTACTTAAAGAAAAATTAGACGAAGCCAAAGATAAAATGGCTAATCTTAAAGCGCGTACCGGAAAATATCAGGATGTGCCTTCGACATTATATTATAAATATAAAGACGATCAGACTACCTTGGATATTTACGGATTGAATAGAGGCGAAACCCAAGCTCCGGCAGGATATATTTCGAAAAGTTGGGATAAATTAGAAGATGCTAAAATAACCACATTGTATAAAGCGGGAGTAAATCCGGATAAAAGACAGTTTTGGCCAATTTGGCAAACGTTTATTGATGCGAGTAATGGTCAATTAACAAACGACTGGGTTTTTGGTAACTAA
- a CDS encoding DUF4957 domain-containing protein, with protein sequence MKAKYILKGLLAMFLLIVAGCESYNEAVLEDIGANRVFSPIELKAIVRNQTSVELNWTVKDDVDYYTVEFSADDADFKTIYKTLKVAPKELPITVPLEGETVYSIRVKGVSAKGLADSKWSVVTAKTLTEQILLPIADADIEATKVTLRWTPNSTVTQITVAPGNITHTITPAEKTAGVAIVTGLTGETSYTATLVNGTKTRGLRTFKTGIDIGTGILVQPTDDLNAAIAAAPANSILVLMPGDYSVYKGDIDLNKTITIRGLRAGDKPKLHVKFTVNTGVSNLSLIDLDLEGSTAGDSNFITVSDANTIYGDILISGCNIRDYLRALVYGNAATSKVTSFTVENSIVKNVNTNSQADFIDFRNTYIASIVLKNSTFNSCSIGRDFVRVDAVASPKGFSGTGLTTNVLIDGCTLYNVSNTVAPKRILYLRFASNKSTVRNTLIASTTAIFTNQPSTDLPIFNNNYYYQAPSFMDAAITNNKVDASGTTANPQFADPANDNFKVGNQTLKDNGIGDPLWLK encoded by the coding sequence ATGAAAGCAAAATATATATTGAAAGGCTTGCTGGCTATGTTTTTATTGATAGTTGCCGGTTGCGAAAGTTACAATGAAGCAGTATTAGAAGATATAGGAGCAAATAGAGTCTTTTCTCCAATCGAGCTTAAAGCTATCGTTAGAAATCAAACTTCGGTAGAATTAAATTGGACTGTAAAAGACGATGTAGATTATTATACAGTAGAATTTAGTGCAGATGATGCCGATTTTAAAACGATTTACAAAACACTTAAAGTTGCACCTAAAGAACTTCCAATAACGGTTCCTTTAGAAGGAGAAACTGTATATTCAATACGAGTAAAAGGCGTAAGTGCAAAAGGATTAGCAGATTCTAAATGGTCAGTTGTTACGGCAAAAACTTTAACAGAACAGATATTGTTGCCAATTGCAGATGCTGATATCGAAGCAACAAAAGTTACTTTAAGATGGACTCCAAATAGTACTGTAACGCAAATTACGGTTGCTCCAGGCAATATTACACACACAATTACACCAGCAGAAAAAACAGCAGGAGTTGCAATTGTGACAGGATTAACGGGTGAAACATCTTATACTGCTACGTTAGTAAATGGAACAAAAACAAGAGGTCTTAGAACATTTAAAACCGGAATTGATATTGGAACCGGAATTTTAGTACAACCTACTGATGATTTGAATGCTGCGATTGCTGCGGCTCCTGCAAATTCAATATTGGTATTAATGCCGGGAGATTATAGCGTATATAAAGGAGATATAGATTTAAATAAAACCATAACAATAAGAGGACTTCGCGCAGGAGATAAACCAAAATTACATGTTAAGTTTACAGTAAATACAGGCGTTAGTAATCTTTCATTGATAGATTTAGATTTAGAAGGATCGACCGCTGGAGATAGTAATTTTATCACAGTCTCTGACGCTAATACAATTTATGGAGATATTTTAATAAGCGGTTGTAATATTCGTGATTATTTGAGAGCCTTAGTATATGGAAATGCTGCCACATCAAAAGTAACGTCATTTACCGTGGAAAATAGCATTGTTAAAAATGTAAATACCAATTCGCAAGCAGATTTTATCGACTTTAGAAATACATACATCGCAAGCATAGTTTTGAAAAACAGTACGTTTAATTCTTGCTCAATCGGGCGTGATTTTGTTCGTGTTGATGCTGTAGCTTCTCCTAAAGGTTTTTCAGGAACCGGTTTAACAACAAATGTATTAATTGATGGTTGTACTTTGTATAATGTATCAAATACTGTAGCGCCAAAAAGGATCTTATATCTTCGATTTGCATCTAATAAGTCAACAGTAAGAAACACTTTGATTGCATCGACGACAGCAATTTTCACCAATCAGCCAAGTACTGATTTACCGATATTTAATAACAATTATTATTATCAGGCACCAAGTTTTATGGATGCTGCGATTACAAATAATAAAGTTGATGCTTCAGGCACAACGGCAAATCCTCAATTTGCAGATCCTGCAAATGATAATTTTAAAGTAGGAAACCAAACTCTAAAAGATAACGGAATTGGAGATCCGCTTTGGTTAAAATAA
- a CDS encoding TonB-dependent receptor, with product MNFKDLFNKGANCCFVVVFLLCLLTSNRMSAQGVTVEGTVKDAAGLTLPGVNIIENGTKNSASTDLDGHYIIKITNPKAVLSFSSIGFKSKEIAVAGKTKLDVSLIEDSHALNEVVVVGYGTVKKSDLTGAVASISGNDLKKIPVSNVAEALTGRIAGVQVTSTEGSPDADIKIRVRGGGSLTQDASPLIIVDGFPVNSMSDIAASNIESMTVLKDASSTAIYGSRGANGVIIITTKTGKDGKMAVSFNMFYGMKTMAKDIDVLPVDDFVKWQYEYALLDQTDKTILSNPNSYTKYFGNWQDRDLYNGVKGTNWQKQIYGRRGEVNSRDLGIRGGNDKLSYNFNYAYYDEKAIMVGSDFKRNNLSLALKNKASEKVDLAFTVRYSDTEINGGGANEQNEVSSLDSRLRHSVGYSPVPMPGLTTDNDDQSVNSYLVNPFLAISDNERQQTKKNYNLLGSFGWKLIENLKFQSDLGLDNYNYSDYRFYGSSTYFSSTAKIGAGKPGMVMADRKDVRFRNANTLNYDFKNILGNNHHLTALLGEEMITTTSNVETTTMLNYPKFFDLDDAKKLTTQGTPFSVDNFYSPDDKLLSFFGRVNYDFKDRYLLTASFRADGSSRFLGDNRWGYFPAAAAAWKISEEDFLKNASWLSLLKLRLSYGEAGNNNIPVGQTVQSYMSNTNSFINGFDSYWSPSSVLANPNLKWETTVTQNLGLDFGFFRNRLNGTVDVYKNVTHDLLIEFPVGGTGYKTQYRNMGETQNTGFEATLNFIAIENKNYGLNFSVNVGINKNKINSLGVMDNFGVNTNWASTDIGNDYAVNAGSPMGLMYGYKSDGRYEVSDFNYVGGKYVLKAGIADATSVIGSAVQPGMMKLKNTDGSADNKVTASDQTIIGNANPKSTGGLVINANAYGFDLSAAFNWTIGNDIYNANKAEFSTANRNGQYKNLSSEMADGKRWTNLDPASGQLVTDPTALESLNANTTMWSPYMQKFMFTDWAVEDGSFFRLNTLTLGYTTPESFTSKLGVSKLRFYFTATNVFIITNYSGPDPEVSTKRKSPLTPGVDYSAYPRSRQLVFGLNLNF from the coding sequence ATGAATTTTAAAGATTTATTTAATAAAGGAGCTAATTGCTGTTTTGTAGTTGTTTTCTTATTGTGTTTATTAACGAGCAATCGTATGAGCGCACAAGGAGTAACTGTAGAAGGAACCGTAAAAGATGCTGCCGGTTTAACTTTACCGGGTGTCAATATAATCGAAAACGGAACCAAGAATAGCGCTTCTACTGATCTTGACGGACATTATATAATAAAGATAACGAATCCTAAAGCAGTTTTGAGTTTTTCATCTATAGGATTTAAATCAAAAGAAATAGCTGTTGCGGGTAAAACGAAATTAGATGTTAGTTTAATCGAAGATTCACATGCTTTAAATGAAGTAGTTGTTGTAGGTTATGGAACGGTAAAAAAATCAGATTTAACCGGAGCTGTTGCTTCAATTTCTGGAAATGATTTAAAGAAAATTCCTGTTTCTAATGTTGCCGAAGCTTTAACCGGAAGAATTGCGGGAGTTCAGGTAACTTCGACCGAAGGTTCTCCGGATGCCGATATTAAAATTAGAGTTCGTGGCGGCGGATCATTAACACAAGATGCTTCACCTTTGATTATTGTTGATGGTTTTCCTGTAAATAGCATGAGCGATATAGCAGCTTCAAATATTGAATCAATGACAGTATTGAAAGATGCTTCTTCGACTGCGATATATGGATCGAGAGGAGCAAACGGAGTTATCATTATTACAACTAAAACGGGTAAAGACGGAAAAATGGCTGTTAGTTTCAATATGTTTTACGGCATGAAAACTATGGCTAAAGATATTGATGTTCTTCCTGTTGATGATTTTGTAAAATGGCAATATGAATATGCTTTGTTGGATCAAACGGATAAAACTATTTTAAGTAATCCAAATTCTTATACCAAGTATTTTGGTAACTGGCAAGACCGTGATTTATATAATGGTGTAAAAGGAACAAACTGGCAAAAGCAAATTTATGGTCGTCGTGGCGAAGTAAATAGCCGTGATTTAGGAATTCGCGGAGGAAATGATAAGCTTAGTTACAATTTTAATTATGCTTATTATGATGAAAAAGCCATTATGGTTGGTTCAGATTTTAAAAGAAATAACTTGTCTTTGGCATTAAAAAATAAGGCAAGTGAGAAAGTTGATCTTGCTTTTACGGTACGTTATTCAGATACAGAAATAAATGGAGGAGGCGCTAATGAACAAAATGAAGTTTCGTCGCTTGATAGCCGTTTGCGTCATAGTGTTGGATATTCTCCGGTTCCAATGCCGGGATTAACTACGGATAATGATGATCAAAGTGTTAATAGTTATTTAGTAAACCCATTTTTGGCAATATCAGATAATGAACGTCAACAGACCAAGAAGAATTATAATTTACTAGGAAGTTTTGGATGGAAATTAATTGAAAACCTAAAATTTCAGAGTGATTTAGGATTAGATAATTATAATTATTCGGATTATCGCTTTTATGGATCTTCTACTTATTTTTCGAGCACTGCAAAAATAGGTGCGGGAAAACCAGGAATGGTAATGGCTGATCGTAAAGATGTACGTTTTAGAAATGCGAATACATTAAATTATGATTTTAAAAATATTTTAGGGAATAATCATCATTTGACAGCACTTTTGGGAGAAGAGATGATTACGACTACTTCAAATGTTGAAACGACAACAATGTTAAACTACCCGAAATTCTTTGATTTGGATGATGCAAAGAAATTAACAACTCAGGGAACACCGTTTTCGGTAGATAATTTCTACAGTCCTGATGATAAATTATTGTCCTTTTTTGGTCGTGTGAATTATGATTTTAAAGATCGTTATTTATTAACCGCTTCATTTCGTGCCGATGGTTCAAGCAGATTTTTAGGTGATAATCGTTGGGGATATTTTCCTGCGGCAGCTGCAGCATGGAAGATTTCTGAAGAAGATTTCCTGAAAAATGCTTCTTGGCTAAGCCTTCTTAAATTAAGACTTAGTTATGGTGAAGCTGGAAATAATAATATTCCGGTAGGACAAACAGTTCAAAGTTATATGTCAAACACCAACTCTTTTATCAATGGATTTGACAGTTACTGGTCGCCATCGAGCGTTTTGGCAAACCCAAATTTAAAATGGGAAACTACTGTTACGCAAAATTTAGGTCTTGATTTTGGATTTTTCAGAAATCGCTTAAACGGAACTGTTGATGTGTATAAAAACGTAACTCATGATTTGTTAATAGAATTTCCGGTAGGAGGTACAGGTTATAAAACTCAGTATCGAAATATGGGGGAAACACAAAATACAGGTTTTGAAGCTACTTTGAATTTTATAGCAATTGAAAACAAAAATTATGGTTTGAATTTTTCTGTGAATGTTGGTATCAACAAAAACAAAATCAATTCGCTTGGCGTAATGGATAATTTTGGAGTAAACACCAACTGGGCATCGACTGATATTGGTAATGATTATGCTGTAAATGCAGGTTCGCCAATGGGATTAATGTACGGTTATAAAAGCGATGGACGATATGAAGTTTCTGATTTTAATTATGTTGGAGGAAAATATGTCTTAAAAGCAGGAATTGCAGATGCGACTTCGGTTATTGGAAGCGCTGTACAACCTGGAATGATGAAGTTGAAAAACACAGATGGTTCTGCGGATAATAAAGTTACTGCATCAGATCAAACAATTATTGGAAATGCTAATCCTAAAAGCACAGGAGGTTTAGTTATTAATGCTAATGCTTATGGTTTTGATCTTTCGGCTGCTTTCAACTGGACTATCGGAAATGATATTTATAATGCAAATAAAGCTGAGTTTTCTACTGCAAACAGAAACGGACAATACAAAAACTTAAGTTCTGAAATGGCAGATGGTAAAAGATGGACAAATCTTGATCCGGCTTCGGGACAATTAGTAACAGATCCTACTGCGCTTGAATCTTTAAATGCAAATACAACAATGTGGTCGCCTTATATGCAAAAATTTATGTTTACAGACTGGGCAGTAGAAGATGGCTCTTTCTTTAGATTAAATACTTTGACTTTAGGATATACTACACCAGAATCGTTTACCTCGAAATTGGGCGTAAGCAAGTTGAGATTCTATTTTACAGCAACAAATGTTTTTATAATTACAAATTATTCTGGTCCGGATCCTGAGGTGTCAACAAAAAGAAAATCACCGCTAACGCCAGGAGTTGATTATTCAGCATATCCACGAAGCAGACAATTGGTTTTTGGTTTAAACCTTAATTTCTAA